In the genome of Flavobacterium panacagri, one region contains:
- a CDS encoding LETM1-related biofilm-associated protein, producing the protein MINPSTPGWIDKFFSEQKFSEAIPFETVDSFYYKVRETGFIYGHIIAIDSQIPIPIKGWFKTEISKVALLNTLYHVFCLEKRNSEPTHFISEVLKFYKQMNPEGFNLFKILLPKDTPSLSLENIIDERVQTNDSIISKNFSHLVTNALLFIDALAFRQYLEHGEIPEKYLKRIEETVLGIVGLALKTKTVKSQHDDLLIKLFEASIRYSKFSKVTVETLETLNLDYFKNRLEQYYLIDMAGMALWSDGVVENEESYFLYALGSTMGVPDDFVTKSMDTTNTFITTHKKKIPYFNYSNPVKHFYDQMTHSVIKLIVRNKNRLIREIMQSKELVVLLACSTTRDLDAKEKKKVKKQLLDICKTIPSLTIFLLPGGSLLLPILIKFIPTMLPSAFNENLDENE; encoded by the coding sequence ATGATTAACCCATCAACACCAGGCTGGATCGATAAGTTTTTTAGTGAACAGAAGTTTTCAGAAGCAATTCCTTTTGAAACAGTAGATTCGTTTTACTATAAAGTAAGAGAAACGGGATTTATTTATGGCCATATTATTGCAATAGATTCTCAAATTCCAATTCCAATAAAAGGCTGGTTTAAAACCGAAATTTCTAAAGTTGCCTTACTCAATACACTCTATCATGTTTTTTGTTTAGAGAAAAGAAATTCGGAACCGACTCATTTTATTTCAGAAGTTTTAAAGTTTTACAAACAGATGAATCCAGAAGGATTTAATTTGTTTAAAATTTTACTTCCTAAAGACACTCCTTCCCTTTCGTTAGAAAATATTATTGATGAGAGAGTTCAAACCAATGACAGTATAATCAGCAAAAACTTTTCTCACTTAGTGACTAATGCTCTTTTGTTTATTGATGCTTTGGCTTTTAGACAATATTTGGAACATGGAGAAATTCCAGAAAAATATCTAAAACGAATTGAAGAAACTGTTTTAGGAATCGTTGGGTTGGCTTTAAAAACCAAAACAGTAAAATCACAACATGATGATTTATTGATTAAACTATTTGAAGCCTCCATACGCTATTCAAAATTCTCAAAAGTAACAGTAGAAACTTTAGAGACTTTAAATTTGGATTACTTCAAAAACAGACTGGAACAATATTACTTAATTGACATGGCCGGAATGGCTTTATGGAGTGATGGAGTCGTTGAAAATGAAGAATCTTATTTCTTATATGCTTTAGGCTCAACAATGGGAGTTCCTGATGATTTTGTAACCAAAAGCATGGACACAACCAATACTTTTATTACAACACATAAAAAGAAAATCCCTTATTTTAATTATTCCAATCCGGTTAAACATTTTTATGACCAAATGACGCATAGCGTTATAAAACTGATTGTTAGAAATAAAAACAGATTGATCAGGGAGATTATGCAGAGTAAGGAGCTTGTAGTTTTACTAGCTTGCTCTACTACAAGAGATTTGGATGCCAAAGAAAAGAAGAAAGTCAAAAAACAGCTTTTAGATATTTGCAAAACCATTCCTTCTCTTACTATCTTTTTACTTCCAGGAGGAAGTTTATTACTGCCTATTTTAATCAAGTTTATTCCAACAATGCTTCCTTCAGCATTTAACGAGAATCTTGACGAAAACGAATAA
- the can gene encoding carbonate dehydratase, whose amino-acid sequence MRKFYEQLLENNKKWVETSLAKDPNYFADLAKGQQPPLLWIGCSDSRVPANEIVGAKPGEVFVHRNIANMVVHSDMNMLSVLDYAVNVLKIKHIIVCGHYGCGGVKAAMGHQSVGIIDNWLRHIKDEYRLHDKYLNSIENEEERFNAFVEINAKEQVYNLAKTSIVQNAWKNGQDLMVHGWVYGLNSGFVTDLNVTISSNEELDSVYQLDL is encoded by the coding sequence ATGAGAAAATTTTATGAGCAGTTATTAGAGAATAATAAAAAGTGGGTTGAAACTTCATTAGCAAAAGATCCAAATTATTTTGCTGATTTGGCAAAAGGACAACAGCCACCATTATTATGGATTGGATGTTCTGACAGCCGTGTTCCTGCAAACGAAATTGTTGGTGCAAAACCAGGAGAAGTTTTCGTTCACCGTAACATTGCTAACATGGTTGTTCACTCTGATATGAACATGTTGAGTGTTTTGGATTATGCTGTAAATGTTTTAAAAATTAAACATATTATCGTGTGCGGACATTACGGATGCGGTGGTGTTAAAGCTGCAATGGGACATCAGTCTGTTGGAATTATTGACAACTGGCTTCGTCATATTAAAGATGAATATCGTTTACATGATAAATACTTGAATTCAATTGAGAACGAAGAAGAGCGTTTTAATGCTTTTGTTGAAATCAATGCAAAAGAGCAGGTTTATAACTTAGCAAAAACATCAATTGTTCAAAATGCTTGGAAAAACGGACAAGATTTAATGGTTCACGGCTGGGTTTACGGTTTAAATTCAGGTTTTGTCACTGATTTGAATGTAACCATTAGTTCAAACGAAGAACTGGATTCAGTTTATCAATTAGATCTTTAA
- a CDS encoding SulP family inorganic anion transporter, whose product MTKKINLFANLKSDFASGLVVFLVALPLCLGIAMASGAPLFSGIIAGVVGGIVVGYLSQSHISVSGPAAGLTAIILTAITDLGAFDVFLMSVFIAGLIQLALGFLRAGSISNYFPTNVIEGMLAGIGIIIILKQIPHAFGYDADYEGDQAFIQNDGSNSFSFLFDVLNHIQLGAVVVTLVSLTILLCWERVSFLKRIKLVPGALVAVIVGVVLNEIFVSTGSTLAIAKEHLVSLPVPKSFDDFKSIIIMPNFASVTNPQVWVVALTIAIVASIETLLCIEASDRMDVQKRYTDTNVELRAQGIGNVVSSLLGGLPMTSVVVRSSANNNAGAKSKMSTIIHGILLLISVLSIPMILNKIPLATLATVLILVGYKLAKPATFMHFWKKGKYQFIPFIATLVFVVATDLLKGVALGIIISIIFVLRGNLKRAYNFKKEEYEDGDVIHIDLAQEVSFLNKAAIKQTLNEIPENSKVIINAHDTEYIAHDVLDLIREFKETRAIDENIKVKLKGFKEAYELENTPDNNNHVTIEHYYDVAKREVVQKEVVKGE is encoded by the coding sequence ATGACAAAAAAAATCAATCTTTTTGCCAACCTTAAATCTGATTTTGCTTCAGGTTTAGTGGTTTTCTTGGTCGCTCTTCCATTGTGTTTAGGTATTGCAATGGCTTCTGGAGCACCATTATTTTCTGGAATAATCGCTGGTGTTGTGGGTGGTATCGTTGTTGGATATCTAAGTCAGTCACATATTAGTGTATCAGGTCCAGCAGCTGGGTTAACAGCTATTATTTTAACCGCTATCACTGATTTAGGAGCTTTTGATGTTTTTTTAATGTCTGTTTTTATTGCTGGATTAATTCAATTAGCATTAGGATTTTTAAGAGCCGGAAGTATCTCAAACTATTTTCCAACCAATGTAATTGAGGGAATGCTTGCTGGTATTGGGATTATCATTATCCTAAAACAAATACCGCATGCCTTTGGCTACGATGCAGATTATGAAGGAGATCAGGCTTTTATTCAAAATGATGGAAGTAATTCTTTTTCATTTTTATTTGATGTTCTGAATCATATTCAATTAGGAGCTGTTGTAGTTACTTTAGTTTCGCTTACAATTTTGCTTTGCTGGGAAAGAGTTTCTTTTCTAAAAAGAATAAAATTAGTGCCAGGAGCTTTGGTTGCTGTTATAGTCGGAGTAGTTTTAAACGAAATATTTGTATCAACAGGAAGCACTTTGGCAATTGCAAAAGAACATTTGGTTTCTTTGCCAGTTCCAAAATCTTTTGATGATTTTAAATCAATTATAATTATGCCAAACTTTGCATCGGTTACAAATCCGCAGGTTTGGGTAGTTGCCCTTACAATTGCCATTGTGGCTTCTATTGAAACACTTTTATGTATTGAAGCTTCAGATAGAATGGATGTTCAAAAACGATATACTGATACCAATGTAGAACTTAGAGCACAGGGTATTGGAAATGTTGTAAGTTCACTTTTAGGAGGTCTTCCAATGACATCAGTTGTGGTGCGTTCGTCAGCCAATAATAATGCAGGAGCAAAATCAAAAATGTCTACCATTATTCATGGTATACTTTTATTAATAAGTGTTTTATCTATCCCTATGATTTTGAACAAAATTCCATTGGCAACTTTGGCAACTGTTTTAATCCTGGTGGGATATAAACTAGCAAAACCAGCAACCTTTATGCATTTCTGGAAAAAGGGTAAATACCAGTTTATCCCTTTTATAGCAACTTTGGTCTTTGTTGTTGCGACAGATTTGCTAAAAGGTGTTGCGTTGGGTATTATTATCAGTATCATTTTTGTTTTGAGAGGAAATCTTAAAAGAGCTTATAACTTCAAAAAAGAAGAATATGAAGACGGAGATGTGATTCATATCGATTTGGCGCAGGAAGTTTCATTTTTAAATAAAGCGGCGATTAAACAAACTTTAAATGAAATACCCGAAAATTCAAAAGTCATCATTAATGCTCATGATACAGAATATATTGCTCATGATGTTTTGGATTTAATTCGCGAATTCAAAGAAACCAGAGCCATTGATGAAAATATCAAAGTAAAACTAAAAGGCTTTAAAGAAGCTTATGAATTGGAGAATACGCCAGATAATAATAATCATGTTACAATCGAACATTATTATGATGTAGCGAAAAGAGAAGTAGTTCAAAAAGAAGTTGTTAAAGGAGAATAA
- a CDS encoding Dps family protein → MKTNILGLPVKESELLVKELNVLLSNFQVYYQNLRGIHWNIRGKRFFDLHVKFEELYTDAQLKIDMIAERVLTIGGTPLHTFEDYIQNNKLTVGKNISNDEKAVHLIVHSLSDLLKIEREILNKSDEINDEGTNSMMSDFISEQEKTIWMMNAWLEETL, encoded by the coding sequence ATGAAAACAAATATTTTAGGATTACCTGTAAAAGAGTCAGAATTATTAGTAAAAGAATTGAATGTATTGTTGTCAAATTTTCAAGTGTATTATCAAAATTTGAGAGGAATTCACTGGAACATTCGAGGAAAACGTTTTTTTGATTTACATGTAAAATTCGAAGAACTATATACAGATGCACAGCTAAAAATTGATATGATAGCGGAGAGAGTTTTAACGATTGGTGGCACTCCTTTGCATACTTTTGAAGATTACATTCAAAACAATAAATTAACAGTTGGAAAAAATATTTCTAATGATGAAAAGGCGGTTCATTTAATCGTTCATTCCTTATCAGATTTGTTAAAAATCGAAAGAGAGATATTAAACAAATCTGACGAAATAAATGATGAAGGAACCAATTCTATGATGAGTGACTTTATTTCTGAGCAGGAAAAAACAATCTGGATGATGAATGCATGGCTTGAAGAGACTCTTTAA
- a CDS encoding LysR substrate-binding domain-containing protein, translated as MTITQLQYVLAVAEHKNFTLAAEKCFVTQPTLSMQIQKIEEELNILIFDRSKKPIQLTDIGQKIVNQAKNIVNEADRIKDIVEQQKGFIGGEFRLGIIPTIMPTILPMFLNNFIKKYPKVKLLIEELNTEEIILKLKNGHLDAAIAATPLEDEKIKEIVLYFEPFVAYIPEGHASFQKEEIEVADLNLNEILLLQDGHCFRDGILNLCKSVSDADQSNFQIQSGSFETLIKLADEGLGTTLLPYLHTLDLKESDKLKLRNFKEPKPAREVSLIYPKSELKMQIIDALRSTIAGVIKGAIVFQNVQIISPLQKK; from the coding sequence ATGACTATAACTCAATTACAATATGTGTTAGCAGTTGCTGAACATAAAAACTTCACGCTTGCTGCCGAAAAATGCTTTGTAACGCAGCCAACTTTAAGCATGCAGATACAAAAGATTGAAGAAGAGCTTAATATCTTAATTTTCGACAGAAGCAAGAAACCTATACAGCTTACTGATATAGGTCAGAAAATAGTAAATCAGGCTAAAAATATTGTAAACGAGGCCGATCGTATTAAAGATATAGTAGAGCAACAGAAAGGTTTTATTGGAGGGGAATTTCGTTTGGGAATCATTCCGACCATTATGCCAACTATTCTACCAATGTTCTTAAATAACTTCATTAAGAAATATCCAAAAGTTAAACTTTTAATTGAAGAGTTAAATACAGAGGAAATCATTTTAAAATTAAAAAATGGTCATTTAGACGCTGCCATTGCCGCAACACCTTTAGAAGATGAAAAAATCAAAGAAATTGTATTATACTTTGAGCCTTTTGTAGCTTATATTCCTGAAGGTCATGCAAGTTTTCAAAAAGAAGAAATTGAAGTGGCTGATTTAAATTTAAATGAAATCTTATTGCTACAAGACGGACATTGTTTTAGAGACGGAATTCTAAATTTATGCAAAAGTGTTTCTGACGCTGACCAATCTAATTTCCAGATTCAAAGCGGTAGTTTTGAAACCCTGATTAAATTGGCAGACGAAGGCCTTGGCACAACATTACTTCCGTACTTGCACACCTTAGACTTAAAAGAATCCGATAAACTGAAACTTCGAAACTTTAAAGAACCAAAACCTGCCCGTGAGGTAAGTTTGATTTACCCAAAGAGCGAATTAAAAATGCAAATCATTGACGCACTCCGATCTACAATTGCTGGCGTTATAAAAGGTGCCATTGTTTTTCAGAATGTTCAAATCATTAGTCCGCTACAAAAAAAGTAG
- the mnmD gene encoding tRNA (5-methylaminomethyl-2-thiouridine)(34)-methyltransferase MnmD translates to MKREIIKTLDGSTTIRLPEWDECYHSKHGAIQEAKHVFIKNGLSLFDESVSVLEIGFGTGLNAFITFLESVRKKQHIDYVGVEAYPVDADEILEMNYAVELDALEFENIFEKMHKTEWNQKAEICDQFLLTKRKQFFHEINDFETFDLIYFDAFGFRVQPELWSTEIFQKMYNSLKPNGVLVTYAARGVVKRSMIEVGFTVEKLAGPPGKREMFRAFKKV, encoded by the coding sequence GTGAAAAGAGAAATAATTAAAACGTTAGATGGTTCAACTACAATTCGTTTGCCAGAATGGGATGAATGTTATCATTCTAAGCATGGAGCAATTCAGGAAGCAAAACATGTGTTTATAAAAAACGGACTTTCATTATTTGATGAATCTGTAAGTGTATTAGAGATTGGTTTTGGAACAGGTTTAAATGCTTTTATTACTTTTTTAGAGTCTGTTAGAAAAAAACAGCATATAGATTATGTTGGAGTAGAAGCTTATCCGGTTGATGCTGATGAAATTTTAGAAATGAATTACGCTGTAGAACTTGACGCATTGGAATTTGAGAACATTTTCGAGAAAATGCATAAGACAGAATGGAATCAAAAGGCAGAAATTTGCGACCAGTTCTTATTAACTAAAAGAAAACAATTTTTTCACGAAATAAACGATTTCGAGACTTTTGATTTGATTTACTTTGACGCCTTTGGATTTAGAGTTCAACCAGAACTTTGGAGTACGGAGATTTTTCAGAAAATGTACAATAGTTTAAAACCAAACGGAGTTCTTGTTACTTACGCAGCGCGCGGAGTTGTTAAAAGAAGTATGATTGAAGTTGGATTTACGGTAGAAAAATTAGCAGGCCCTCCAGGCAAAAGAGAAATGTTTCGAGCCTTTAAAAAGGTTTAA
- a CDS encoding branched-chain amino acid aminotransferase — protein sequence MSTTQTSKIEIIKATSTKINEVDFDNLSFGAVFTDHLFECDFKNGQWQNPVIKPYAPILMDPSSKVFHYGQAIFEGMKAYKDDNNDVWLFRPDENYKRFNSSAVRMAMPEVPEAIFMDGLNELLKLDKDWIQRGNGASMYIRPFMIATGPGVIANPSDEYKFMILLSPAKAYYGGEVKVIIAEHYSRAANGGIGAAKAAGNYAAQFYPTNLANKDGFQQVIWTDDATHTKLEEAGTMNVFFRINDTLLTAPTSERILDGVTRKSLIAMAEKEGLNVEVRPVIVSELVEAAKNGSLKEIFGAGTAAVISVIKGFSYQDEYYEMAPIENSYASFLKEKLTSLQNKLSEDTYGWTVKVQ from the coding sequence ATGAGTACAACTCAAACAAGCAAAATTGAAATCATAAAAGCTACTTCTACAAAGATCAATGAAGTAGATTTTGACAACTTAAGTTTTGGTGCTGTATTTACAGACCATTTATTCGAATGCGATTTTAAAAACGGACAATGGCAAAATCCTGTCATTAAACCTTACGCTCCTATTTTGATGGATCCATCTTCAAAAGTCTTCCATTACGGTCAAGCTATTTTTGAAGGAATGAAAGCTTATAAAGATGACAATAATGATGTTTGGTTGTTTAGACCAGATGAAAACTACAAACGTTTCAATAGTTCAGCAGTAAGAATGGCGATGCCAGAAGTACCAGAAGCTATTTTCATGGACGGTTTGAACGAATTATTGAAATTAGACAAAGACTGGATTCAAAGAGGAAACGGTGCAAGTATGTACATCCGTCCTTTTATGATTGCTACAGGGCCTGGAGTTATCGCAAATCCATCTGACGAATATAAATTCATGATCTTACTTTCTCCTGCAAAAGCATATTACGGAGGTGAAGTAAAAGTAATTATTGCTGAACACTACAGTAGAGCTGCAAACGGAGGAATTGGTGCTGCAAAAGCGGCTGGGAACTATGCTGCGCAGTTTTATCCAACTAACTTGGCAAACAAAGACGGTTTCCAACAAGTTATCTGGACTGATGATGCGACGCATACAAAATTAGAAGAAGCGGGAACAATGAACGTTTTCTTCAGAATTAACGATACTTTATTAACAGCTCCAACAAGCGAAAGAATCTTAGATGGTGTTACCAGAAAAAGTTTGATTGCTATGGCTGAAAAAGAAGGATTAAATGTTGAAGTTCGCCCAGTAATTGTTTCAGAATTAGTTGAAGCAGCTAAAAACGGATCTTTAAAAGAAATCTTTGGAGCAGGAACTGCTGCAGTTATCAGTGTAATCAAAGGATTTTCGTATCAAGATGAATATTATGAAATGGCTCCAATCGAGAATTCGTACGCTTCATTCTTAAAAGAAAAATTAACAAGTCTTCAAAACAAACTTTCTGAAGATACTTACGGATGGACAGTTAAAGTGCAATAA
- a CDS encoding nucleoside triphosphate pyrophosphohydrolase family protein has translation MKKQLDAVTEFHTAFKIGHSTTPTADLGAEKKLLRYNLMKEENEEYYEAVQNNDLVEIADALGDMMYILCGTIIEHGLQDKIEAVFDEIQRSNMSKLGEDGQPIYREDGKVMKGPNYFKPDFSKLF, from the coding sequence ATGAAAAAACAACTCGACGCCGTAACAGAATTTCACACTGCTTTTAAAATTGGACACAGTACAACTCCAACTGCCGATTTAGGAGCTGAGAAGAAATTACTTCGTTATAACTTAATGAAAGAAGAAAACGAAGAATACTATGAGGCGGTTCAAAATAATGATTTAGTTGAAATTGCAGATGCTCTTGGTGATATGATGTATATTTTATGCGGTACCATTATTGAGCACGGATTACAAGATAAAATCGAAGCTGTTTTTGATGAGATTCAACGCAGTAATATGAGTAAATTAGGAGAAGATGGCCAGCCAATTTATCGTGAAGACGGTAAAGTAATGAAAGGCCCGAATTATTTTAAACCAGATTTTTCAAAATTATTCTAA
- a CDS encoding SRPBCC family protein: protein MKILKYLFLFALLSLVALTVFVATQKGIFDVERSKVINSPRATVYSYLNDFRNYEDFESWSVEDPSIKMTFPNKTSGNGASFYWDGADGKGNAITLKTKEGESIEQKMQYDGTEADVSWTLKDTLNGKTKVTWKAKGTMSFLFKIYTALHGGSNKVIGTIYEKSLANIDKNLDYETKTYAIKVDGLVKKTETPYIRQTFTSEIEKVSKNARIVIPKLIHFSETNGLSTSGKPFIIYHTYDTKTGLAKISICLPINKEISISSGSDILSGKLNGFDAVKTTLTGDYSHRNEAIAKTVAFINNGKITPQLSWSHLEVLTLSRLDVKGSSKLETEIYFPIIPKVEPVIAQPDYSQETQTQAQEPVQAEPVRRKPATPAPATTPPAKEEEQSEF from the coding sequence ATGAAGATTCTTAAGTATTTATTTCTTTTCGCGTTATTAAGCCTTGTTGCCCTTACTGTTTTTGTTGCTACTCAAAAAGGAATCTTTGATGTAGAAAGAAGTAAAGTAATTAACTCGCCTCGTGCAACGGTTTACAGTTATCTTAATGACTTCAGAAATTATGAAGATTTTGAATCTTGGTCAGTTGAAGATCCATCTATAAAAATGACTTTCCCTAACAAAACAAGTGGAAATGGCGCTTCTTTTTATTGGGATGGAGCTGATGGAAAAGGAAATGCAATCACTCTTAAAACAAAAGAAGGCGAAAGCATTGAACAAAAAATGCAATATGATGGCACTGAAGCCGATGTTTCTTGGACTTTAAAAGACACTTTAAACGGAAAAACTAAAGTGACCTGGAAAGCAAAAGGAACTATGAGTTTTCTATTTAAAATTTACACTGCTTTACACGGAGGTTCTAATAAAGTTATTGGAACTATTTACGAAAAAAGCTTAGCCAATATTGACAAAAACCTTGACTACGAAACCAAAACTTATGCTATCAAAGTCGATGGTTTAGTAAAAAAAACAGAGACACCTTACATTCGCCAGACTTTTACAAGTGAAATTGAAAAAGTCAGCAAAAATGCTCGAATTGTAATTCCGAAACTTATCCATTTCAGTGAAACAAATGGATTATCTACAAGTGGAAAACCTTTTATTATTTACCACACTTACGACACTAAAACTGGTTTAGCCAAAATATCAATTTGTCTTCCAATCAATAAAGAAATTTCTATCAGTTCTGGAAGTGATATTCTATCTGGAAAACTAAATGGATTTGATGCTGTAAAAACAACACTAACTGGAGATTATTCTCATAGAAATGAAGCTATTGCCAAAACAGTAGCTTTTATAAACAACGGAAAAATCACGCCACAACTAAGCTGGTCGCATCTTGAAGTATTAACTTTAAGCAGACTGGATGTAAAAGGCTCTTCTAAGCTGGAAACTGAAATATATTTTCCAATCATACCTAAAGTAGAACCTGTAATTGCGCAGCCTGATTATTCACAAGAAACACAGACTCAAGCACAAGAACCAGTACAGGCAGAACCAGTAAGACGTAAACCTGCTACACCAGCGCCTGCCACAACACCTCCAGCAAAAGAAGAGGAACAATCTGAATTCTAA
- a CDS encoding sensor of ECF-type sigma factor, translated as MKIKNILPLLLFLTSFSFFAQNGKIDEKREKIKAFKVSFLTTELELTSTEAEKFWPIYNAYDDKQFDLKHLKMKTYIRKLNDDNINNLSEKDAVTLLSQIESTDKELYVLREKYMASLKKILSAKKILKLKKSEDDFNRKLLQQYRDKAGKD; from the coding sequence ATGAAAATAAAAAATATTTTACCGCTACTGCTCTTTCTGACCAGTTTTTCCTTTTTTGCTCAAAATGGAAAAATAGATGAAAAACGTGAAAAAATCAAAGCTTTTAAAGTTTCATTTTTAACAACGGAATTAGAATTAACTTCAACAGAAGCCGAAAAATTCTGGCCGATATACAATGCTTATGATGACAAACAATTTGATCTGAAGCATTTAAAAATGAAAACCTACATTCGGAAATTAAATGATGACAACATCAATAATCTATCTGAAAAAGACGCTGTAACGTTATTATCTCAAATTGAAAGCACAGATAAGGAATTATATGTACTTCGTGAAAAATACATGGCGAGTTTGAAGAAAATACTTTCGGCAAAAAAAATATTAAAGCTTAAAAAATCTGAAGACGATTTTAATCGAAAATTACTGCAGCAATATCGAGATAAAGCCGGCAAAGATTAA
- a CDS encoding oxidoreductase, with protein MKKLVLFCSIFILLMSFGTFNSKTKVAYNSGFTSMTVDTLFKDRISIRAILVDKNKIWYGADNSRFGYYDLTKNEKFEEHIYRDTLNLEFRSIAQTSKDIFLLSVANPALLYAVSKKDNKVKLVYKEVNPKVFYDSMQFWNDKEGIAIGDPTEDTFSVIVTRDGGETWTKLLSDKLPTNSVGEGAFAASNTNIVIKGNDTWLVSGGKKARVFYSPDKAKTWKVVETPIVQGKEMTGIFTADFYDSKQGFIAGGDYDLPNNRNDNKAFTKDGGKTWELIGQNMGFGYASCVQYVPGGNGKEIICVGSEGIQYSQNGGENWMQLSTDTKLFTIRFINRNTAIAAGHNKVVRLNFK; from the coding sequence ATGAAGAAACTAGTTTTATTTTGCAGTATTTTTATTTTATTGATGTCTTTTGGAACATTTAATTCTAAAACTAAAGTTGCTTATAATAGCGGTTTTACATCAATGACTGTAGATACTTTATTTAAAGATAGAATTAGCATTAGAGCCATTTTGGTTGATAAAAATAAAATTTGGTATGGAGCTGATAATTCACGTTTCGGTTATTATGATTTAACTAAAAATGAAAAATTTGAAGAGCATATTTATCGTGATACTTTAAATTTGGAATTTAGAAGTATCGCACAGACTTCTAAAGATATTTTTCTGCTTAGTGTAGCCAATCCCGCTTTACTTTATGCTGTTTCCAAAAAAGACAATAAAGTTAAATTAGTTTATAAAGAAGTTAATCCAAAAGTTTTTTACGATAGTATGCAGTTTTGGAATGATAAAGAAGGAATTGCAATTGGCGATCCAACAGAAGACACTTTCTCTGTTATTGTAACTCGTGACGGAGGAGAAACTTGGACAAAACTATTGTCAGATAAATTGCCTACAAATTCTGTTGGTGAAGGAGCTTTTGCAGCAAGCAATACTAATATTGTTATAAAAGGAAATGATACCTGGCTGGTTTCTGGCGGAAAAAAAGCACGTGTTTTTTATTCTCCCGATAAAGCAAAAACTTGGAAGGTCGTAGAAACGCCAATTGTGCAAGGAAAAGAAATGACCGGTATTTTTACAGCCGATTTTTACGATTCTAAACAAGGTTTTATTGCAGGAGGAGATTATGATCTTCCAAACAATAGAAATGATAATAAAGCCTTTACTAAAGATGGTGGTAAAACTTGGGAATTGATTGGGCAGAATATGGGATTTGGCTATGCGTCTTGTGTACAATATGTTCCTGGAGGAAATGGAAAAGAAATTATCTGTGTAGGTTCTGAAGGAATACAATATTCTCAAAACGGCGGTGAAAACTGGATGCAGTTATCTACCGATACAAAACTTTTTACAATTCGTTTTATAAACAGAAATACTGCAATTGCAGCGGGGCATAATAAAGTAGTTCGACTGAACTTTAAATAA